From a region of the Paracoccus sp. TOH genome:
- a CDS encoding DeoR/GlpR family DNA-binding transcription regulator, with product MKREERRQAIMDLLVATRAVDLDDLAERFAVSKMTIHRDLDDLEQAGLLRKVRGGATIEAGTQFESDFRIRALQDSDAKARMARAALDLVEPGMTVMVNDGSMAALLGASLAEKAPLTVITNNAAVIEPLKDMARITLIALGGIFSAKFNGFFGLVTENALSRLRADLAFISAPAVSGLQAFHMDDAVIRAKRAMMLAAGRSVLLVNHRRFGRSALHALADLSEYQAIITDAAPDPEDRAALDRAGIPLTIAKHSDR from the coding sequence GTGAAACGCGAAGAACGCAGGCAAGCCATCATGGATCTGCTGGTCGCGACGCGCGCCGTCGATCTGGACGATCTGGCCGAGCGTTTCGCGGTCTCGAAGATGACCATCCACCGCGACCTGGACGACCTGGAACAGGCCGGGCTGCTGCGCAAGGTGCGCGGCGGCGCGACCATCGAGGCCGGGACGCAGTTCGAAAGCGATTTCCGCATCCGGGCCCTGCAGGATTCCGACGCCAAGGCCCGCATGGCCCGCGCCGCGCTGGACCTGGTCGAGCCGGGCATGACCGTGATGGTCAATGACGGCTCGATGGCGGCGCTGCTGGGCGCCAGCCTGGCCGAGAAGGCGCCGCTGACGGTGATCACCAACAACGCGGCGGTGATCGAGCCGCTGAAGGACATGGCGCGGATCACGCTGATCGCGCTCGGCGGCATCTTCAGCGCCAAGTTCAACGGCTTCTTCGGGCTGGTGACGGAAAATGCCCTAAGCCGGCTGCGGGCGGACCTGGCCTTCATCTCGGCCCCCGCCGTGTCCGGCCTGCAGGCCTTTCACATGGACGATGCGGTGATCCGGGCCAAGCGCGCCATGATGCTTGCCGCCGGGCGCAGCGTGCTGCTGGTCAACCACCGCCGCTTCGGCCGTTCGGCGCTGCATGCGCTGGCCGATCTGTCCGAGTACCAGGCGATCATCACCGATGCCGCCCCCGACCCCGAGGACCGCGCCGCGCTGGACCGCGCGGGCATTCCCCTGACCATTGCCAAGCATTCTGACCGTTAG
- a CDS encoding triose-phosphate isomerase codes for MTEFWIGTSWKMNKTLAEARAFAKGLAAADAARAPRIQRFVIPPFTAVREVKAMLAETSVKVGAQNMHWADEGAWTGEISPLMLRDCNLDIVELGHSERREHFGETDETVGLKTEAAVRHGLIPLICIGETLAERESGRARAVLETQVRGALARLSAEQKSAPILLAYEPVWAIGVNGIPATSDYADARQAEIIAVAQDVLSRRIPCLYGGSVNPGNCAELIACPHIDGLFIGRSAWNVEGYLDILARCAATIGDTK; via the coding sequence ATGACCGAATTCTGGATCGGCACCAGCTGGAAGATGAACAAGACCCTGGCCGAGGCGCGCGCCTTTGCCAAGGGACTGGCCGCCGCCGATGCCGCGCGCGCGCCGCGCATCCAGCGCTTCGTGATCCCGCCCTTTACCGCCGTGCGCGAGGTCAAGGCGATGCTGGCCGAAACCTCGGTCAAGGTCGGCGCGCAGAACATGCATTGGGCCGACGAAGGCGCCTGGACGGGCGAGATCAGCCCGCTGATGCTGCGCGACTGCAACCTCGACATCGTCGAACTGGGACACAGCGAGCGCCGCGAGCATTTCGGCGAAACGGACGAGACCGTGGGCCTCAAGACCGAGGCCGCCGTGCGCCACGGCCTGATCCCGCTGATCTGCATCGGCGAGACGCTGGCCGAACGCGAATCCGGCCGCGCCCGCGCGGTGCTGGAGACCCAGGTGCGCGGCGCGCTGGCCAGGCTCTCGGCCGAGCAGAAATCGGCGCCGATCCTGCTGGCTTACGAGCCGGTCTGGGCCATCGGCGTGAACGGCATCCCCGCGACGTCGGACTATGCCGATGCGCGGCAGGCCGAGATCATCGCGGTGGCGCAGGACGTGCTGTCGCGCCGCATCCCCTGCCTCTATGGCGGCTCGGTCAACCCCGGCAATTGCGCGGAACTGATCGCCTGCCCGCATATCGACGGGCTTTTCATCGGTCGCTCGGCCTGGAACGTCGAGGGCTATCTGGACATCCTGGCGCGCTGCGCCGCAACCATCGGAGACACGAAATGA
- a CDS encoding RpiB/LacA/LacB family sugar-phosphate isomerase encodes MKLAIAGDSAGEGLAKLLADHLKDKHEVSEISRTEAGADAFYADLSDRVANGVLDGTYDRAILVCGTGIGVCIAANKVPGIRAALTHDTYSATRAALSNNAQIITMGARVIGTELAKAIADAWLAETMNFDPNGRSAGNVCAIDEVDAKYNKAG; translated from the coding sequence ATGAAACTGGCAATCGCAGGCGACAGCGCGGGCGAAGGGCTGGCCAAGCTGCTGGCCGACCACCTCAAGGACAAGCACGAGGTTTCCGAGATCAGCCGCACCGAGGCCGGCGCGGATGCCTTCTATGCCGATCTCTCGGACCGCGTGGCGAACGGGGTGCTGGATGGCACCTATGACCGCGCCATCCTGGTCTGCGGCACCGGCATCGGCGTCTGCATCGCCGCGAACAAGGTGCCGGGCATCCGCGCCGCCCTGACCCATGACACCTATTCGGCGACGCGCGCGGCGCTGTCGAACAACGCCCAGATCATCACCATGGGCGCGCGGGTGATCGGCACCGAACTGGCCAAGGCCATCGCCGACGCCTGGCTGGCCGAGACGATGAACTTCGACCCGAACGGCCGCTCGGCCGGCAATGTCTGCGCCATTGACGAAGTGGACGCGAAATACAACAAGGCCGGCTGA
- a CDS encoding class 1 fructose-bisphosphatase, which yields MLKLPNDGPATGRPLSDVLAGDGPAAITLAIARAQPALAARLAAGRLHGDPEAVIGTNDSGDKQKALDVAAHHHMLEALAAAGVGRVLSEEAEEVVTLNPGGAWDVAMDPIDGSGSIGIGAPLGMLYSILPAAPEGFLRKGRAVVGAGYASFGHSLDFGWSLGDGTHVAGYDAEAGQFRLTRERVQLKPTASTIAYNASNERHWSPGLQAWVQELRQGKDGPRGRDFNMRWLAAAVGELHRILLKGGAFLYPADRRPGYENGRLRLIYECCPIAFLVEQAGGIASDGCQPILDRQPQGLHEMVPLFFGAREEVETILSHLAISKG from the coding sequence ATGCTGAAACTGCCGAACGACGGCCCCGCCACCGGCCGCCCGCTTTCCGACGTGCTGGCGGGCGACGGCCCCGCCGCCATCACCCTTGCGATTGCCCGGGCCCAGCCGGCGCTGGCCGCACGGCTGGCCGCCGGCCGGCTGCATGGCGACCCCGAGGCCGTGATCGGCACCAATGACAGCGGCGACAAGCAGAAGGCGCTGGATGTCGCCGCCCATCACCACATGCTGGAGGCGCTGGCCGCCGCCGGCGTCGGCCGGGTGCTCTCCGAAGAGGCCGAGGAAGTCGTCACCCTGAACCCGGGCGGCGCCTGGGACGTGGCGATGGACCCGATCGACGGCTCGGGCAGCATCGGCATCGGCGCGCCGCTGGGCATGCTCTACTCCATCCTGCCCGCCGCGCCCGAAGGCTTCCTGCGCAAGGGCCGGGCCGTGGTCGGCGCCGGCTACGCGAGCTTCGGCCATTCGCTGGATTTCGGCTGGTCGCTGGGCGACGGCACCCATGTCGCCGGCTATGATGCCGAGGCGGGCCAGTTCCGCCTGACCCGCGAGCGCGTGCAGCTGAAACCCACCGCCTCGACCATCGCCTATAACGCCTCGAACGAACGCCACTGGTCGCCGGGCCTGCAGGCCTGGGTGCAGGAACTGCGCCAGGGCAAGGACGGCCCGCGCGGGCGCGACTTCAACATGCGCTGGCTCGCCGCCGCCGTCGGCGAATTGCACCGCATCCTGCTGAAGGGCGGCGCCTTCCTCTATCCCGCCGACCGCCGCCCGGGCTACGAGAACGGCCGGCTGCGACTGATCTACGAATGCTGCCCGATCGCCTTCCTGGTCGAGCAGGCCGGCGGCATCGCCTCGGACGGGTGCCAGCCGATCCTCGACCGCCAACCGCAGGGGCTGCACGAGATGGTGCCGCTGTTCTTCGGCGCCCGCGAGGAAGTCGAAACCATCCTGTCCCATCTCGCCATCAGCAAAGGATAA
- the fba gene encoding class II fructose-bisphosphate aldolase (catalyzes the reversible aldol condensation of dihydroxyacetonephosphate and glyceraldehyde 3-phosphate in the Calvin cycle, glycolysis, and/or gluconeogenesis), which yields MAMITLRQLLDHAAENGYAVPAFNINNMEQGLAVMNAAAATDSPVILQASRGARAYANDAVLAGLIQGLSRAFPDIPLCMHLDHGNGLATCATAIQNGFTSVMMDGSLQADGKTPADYAYNRDITARVVEMAHACGVSVEGELGVLGSLETGMGDQEDGHGAEGRLSEDQLLTDPAEAEQFVKDTGVDALAVAMGTSHGAYKFTRKPDGAILAMHVIEEIHRRLPNTHLVMHGSSSVPEDLQQIINAYGGDIRPTWGVPVEEIQRGIKSGVRKVNIDTDNRLAMTAAIRRKLSEEPAEFDPRGYLKPAMAMMSEVCKARFEAFGTAGHAAKIRPLPLAAMAKRYAA from the coding sequence ATGGCCATGATCACGCTGCGCCAGCTTCTCGACCATGCGGCCGAGAACGGCTATGCCGTTCCCGCCTTCAACATCAACAACATGGAGCAGGGGCTGGCGGTGATGAACGCCGCCGCGGCGACCGACAGCCCGGTGATCCTGCAGGCCAGCCGCGGCGCGCGCGCCTATGCCAACGACGCCGTGCTGGCCGGGCTGATCCAGGGCCTGTCGCGCGCCTTCCCGGACATCCCGCTGTGCATGCACCTGGACCACGGCAACGGGCTTGCGACCTGCGCCACGGCGATCCAGAACGGCTTCACCAGCGTGATGATGGACGGCTCGCTGCAGGCCGACGGCAAGACGCCCGCTGATTACGCCTATAACCGCGACATCACCGCCCGCGTGGTCGAGATGGCCCATGCCTGCGGCGTCTCGGTCGAGGGCGAGCTGGGCGTGCTGGGCAGCCTGGAAACCGGCATGGGCGACCAGGAGGACGGCCACGGCGCCGAGGGCCGGCTCTCCGAGGACCAGTTGCTGACCGACCCGGCCGAGGCCGAACAATTCGTGAAGGACACCGGCGTCGATGCGCTGGCCGTCGCCATGGGCACCAGCCACGGCGCCTACAAGTTCACCCGCAAACCCGACGGCGCCATCCTCGCCATGCATGTGATCGAGGAGATCCACCGCCGCCTGCCGAACACGCATCTGGTCATGCATGGCTCCAGCTCGGTGCCCGAGGATCTGCAGCAGATCATCAACGCCTATGGCGGCGACATCCGGCCAACCTGGGGCGTGCCGGTCGAGGAAATCCAGCGCGGCATCAAATCGGGCGTGCGCAAGGTCAATATCGACACCGACAACCGGCTGGCGATGACCGCCGCGATCCGCAGGAAGCTCAGCGAGGAACCGGCCGAGTTCGACCCGCGCGGCTATCTGAAACCCGCCATGGCGATGATGTCCGAGGTCTGCAAGGCGCGTTTCGAGGCCTTCGGCACCGCCGGCCATGCCGCGAAGATCCGCCCGCTGCCGCTGGCGGCGATGGCGAAACGCTACGCCGCCTGA
- a CDS encoding sugar-binding transcriptional regulator, which yields MARRGALDPEQSLAIRAAWLHYAGGLTQAAVAKRLGVPSVKAHRLIARAVAEGVVKVSIDGEIVECAALEDRLCARYGLDYCEVAPELGEEGMPLRALGLAGAGFLRREIERGEDPVIGLGHGRTLAAAVHQLPRFDANGVRFVSLLGGFTRSYATNPHDVMYALAQKTGAQSYVLPVPFFANSEQDLAVLLAQPGVRELFDLSNGASLKVVGIGTADAGAQLVASGMIEPHEIAEINAAGAQGEMLGHFFDARGRVLETTLSARTLSVSLDGPEGSRIVAIAGGTDKVRAIRAVLESRRLSGLITDEATARLLAD from the coding sequence ATGGCGCGGCGCGGAGCCTTGGACCCGGAACAAAGCCTCGCCATCCGCGCGGCCTGGTTGCATTACGCCGGCGGGCTGACGCAGGCGGCGGTGGCGAAACGGTTGGGCGTGCCCTCGGTCAAGGCGCATCGGCTGATCGCCCGCGCGGTGGCCGAGGGCGTGGTCAAGGTCTCGATCGACGGCGAGATCGTGGAATGCGCCGCGCTCGAGGATCGGCTTTGCGCCCGCTACGGGCTGGACTATTGCGAGGTGGCGCCCGAACTGGGCGAGGAGGGGATGCCGCTGCGCGCGCTGGGTCTGGCCGGGGCGGGCTTCCTGCGGCGCGAGATCGAGCGCGGCGAAGATCCGGTGATCGGTCTTGGCCATGGCCGCACGCTGGCGGCGGCGGTGCACCAGTTGCCGCGTTTCGACGCGAACGGGGTGCGCTTCGTGTCGCTGCTGGGCGGCTTCACCCGCAGCTATGCCACCAACCCGCATGACGTGATGTATGCGCTGGCGCAGAAGACCGGCGCGCAATCCTATGTGCTGCCGGTGCCGTTCTTCGCCAATTCCGAACAGGATCTGGCGGTGTTGCTGGCCCAGCCGGGGGTGCGCGAACTGTTCGACCTTTCGAACGGCGCCAGCCTGAAGGTGGTCGGCATCGGCACGGCGGATGCCGGGGCGCAACTGGTCGCCTCGGGCATGATCGAGCCGCATGAGATCGCCGAGATCAACGCCGCCGGCGCGCAGGGCGAGATGCTGGGCCATTTCTTCGACGCCCGGGGCCGGGTGCTGGAAACCACCCTGAGCGCGCGCACGCTGTCGGTCAGCCTGGACGGGCCCGAGGGCAGCCGGATCGTCGCCATTGCCGGCGGCACCGACAAGGTGCGGGCGATCCGGGCGGTGCTGGAAAGCCGGCGTCTGTCGGGACTGATCACCGACGAGGCCACGGCGCGGCTGTTGGCGGACTGA
- a CDS encoding TIM barrel protein → MALTLSLNTNPLVNRFAEADDLIDTVARDLRIRDLQLTHEFINPSWPAPVIRRLTRTMGAALARTGVRVTSGMTGPYGRLNHFGHPDRDVRRYYVDWFKTFADIIGDLGGQSVGTQFAIFTYRDYDEPARREELIRIAIDAWAEVAEHAKAAGLRYLFWEPMSVGREFGETIDACMALQDRLTAAKMAVPMWMMADIDHGDVTSANPDDTDPYAWARAVPKVSPIIHIKQSMMDKSGHRPFTAEYNAKGRIQPAPLLAAFAEGGAADNEICLELSFKEREPNDRQVIPQIAESVAFWAPHIDTGADTLNI, encoded by the coding sequence ATGGCCCTGACGCTGTCGCTGAACACCAACCCGCTGGTCAACCGCTTCGCCGAAGCCGACGACCTGATCGACACCGTGGCGCGCGACCTGCGGATCCGCGACCTGCAACTGACGCATGAGTTCATCAACCCGAGCTGGCCCGCCCCGGTGATCCGCCGCCTGACCCGCACCATGGGCGCGGCGCTGGCCCGCACCGGCGTGCGCGTCACCAGCGGCATGACCGGGCCCTATGGGCGGCTGAACCACTTCGGCCATCCCGACCGCGACGTGCGGCGCTATTACGTCGACTGGTTCAAGACCTTCGCCGACATCATCGGCGACCTGGGCGGGCAGTCGGTCGGCACGCAATTCGCCATCTTCACCTATCGCGACTATGACGAACCCGCCCGGCGCGAGGAGCTGATCCGCATTGCCATCGACGCCTGGGCCGAGGTGGCCGAGCACGCCAAGGCGGCCGGGCTGCGATACCTTTTCTGGGAACCGATGAGCGTCGGGCGCGAGTTCGGCGAGACCATCGACGCCTGTATGGCATTGCAGGACCGGCTGACGGCGGCCAAGATGGCGGTGCCGATGTGGATGATGGCCGATATCGACCACGGCGACGTGACCAGCGCCAATCCCGACGACACCGACCCCTATGCCTGGGCGCGGGCGGTGCCGAAGGTCAGCCCCATCATCCACATCAAGCAGTCGATGATGGACAAGTCGGGCCACCGGCCCTTTACCGCCGAATACAATGCCAAGGGCCGCATCCAGCCCGCACCGCTGCTCGCGGCCTTCGCCGAAGGCGGCGCCGCCGATAACGAGATCTGCCTGGAGCTGAGCTTCAAGGAGCGCGAGCCGAATGACCGCCAGGTGATCCCGCAGATCGCCGAAAGCGTCGCCTTCTGGGCGCCGCATATCGACACCGGCGCGGATACGCTGAATATCTGA
- a CDS encoding glycerol-3-phosphate dehydrogenase, whose amino-acid sequence MSQDQVMIDLFVIGGGINGAGVARDAAGRGLKVVLCEKDDLAQGTSSRSGKLVHGGLRYLEYYEFRLVREALIEREVLMNAAPHIIWPMRFVLPHSPQDRPAWLVRLGLFLYDHLGGRQKLPGTRTLDLRRDPEGAPLLDQYVKGFEYSDCWVDDARLVVLNAVDAAERGAEVLTRSPCISARREDGAWTVETRSEITGALRRFRARCVVNCAGPWVSDVIGRVAGSQSSRNVRLVKGSHIIVPKWWAGANAYLVQNHDKRVIFINPYEGDKALIGTTDIAYEGRAEDVTADESEIEYLLAAVNRYFKQKLRRDDVLHSFSGVRPLFDDGKGNPSAVTRDYVFDLDQTGGAPLLNVFGGKITTFRELAERGMHRLREVFPAMGPDWTESAPLPGGDMANADYESYAELLRELNPWMPRGLLHHYGRLYGTRTRDVVAGALSLSDLGRHFGGTLYEAEVRYLVAREWAQTPEDILYRRTKHYLHLTEDQRRAFADWFAGSDLAQAA is encoded by the coding sequence ATGAGCCAAGACCAAGTCATGATCGACCTTTTCGTCATCGGCGGCGGCATCAACGGCGCCGGCGTCGCCCGCGACGCCGCCGGCCGGGGCCTGAAGGTGGTGCTTTGCGAAAAGGACGATCTGGCGCAGGGCACCTCGTCGCGCTCGGGCAAGCTGGTGCATGGCGGGCTGCGCTATCTGGAATATTACGAGTTCCGCCTGGTGCGCGAGGCGCTGATCGAGCGCGAGGTGCTGATGAACGCCGCCCCGCATATCATCTGGCCGATGCGCTTCGTGCTGCCGCATTCGCCGCAGGACCGGCCCGCCTGGCTGGTGCGGCTGGGGCTGTTCCTTTACGACCACCTGGGCGGGCGGCAGAAGCTGCCCGGCACCCGCACGCTGGACCTGCGCCGCGACCCCGAAGGCGCGCCGCTGCTGGACCAATACGTCAAGGGCTTCGAATATTCCGATTGCTGGGTCGATGACGCCCGCCTCGTGGTGCTGAACGCCGTCGATGCCGCCGAGCGCGGCGCCGAGGTGCTGACCCGCAGCCCCTGCATTTCGGCCCGGCGCGAGGACGGCGCCTGGACCGTCGAGACCCGCAGCGAGATCACCGGCGCGCTGCGGCGCTTCCGCGCCCGCTGCGTGGTGAACTGCGCCGGGCCGTGGGTGTCGGACGTGATCGGCCGGGTGGCGGGCTCGCAGTCCAGCCGCAACGTTCGGCTGGTCAAGGGCAGCCATATCATCGTGCCGAAATGGTGGGCGGGCGCCAATGCCTATCTGGTGCAGAACCACGACAAGCGGGTGATCTTCATCAACCCCTACGAGGGCGACAAGGCGCTCATCGGCACCACCGACATCGCCTATGAGGGCCGGGCCGAGGACGTCACGGCGGACGAATCCGAGATCGAATACCTGCTCGCCGCCGTGAACCGCTATTTCAAGCAGAAGCTGCGGCGCGACGATGTGCTGCACAGCTTCTCGGGCGTCAGGCCGCTGTTCGACGACGGCAAGGGCAACCCCTCGGCGGTGACGCGGGATTATGTCTTCGATCTGGACCAGACCGGCGGCGCGCCGCTGCTGAACGTGTTCGGCGGCAAGATCACCACCTTCCGCGAACTGGCCGAGCGCGGCATGCATCGCTTGCGCGAGGTGTTTCCGGCCATGGGCCCGGACTGGACCGAAAGCGCGCCCTTGCCCGGCGGCGACATGGCCAACGCGGATTACGAAAGCTATGCGGAACTCCTGCGCGAGCTGAACCCCTGGATGCCGCGCGGGCTGCTGCATCACTATGGCCGGCTTTACGGCACCCGGACCCGCGACGTGGTCGCGGGGGCGCTGTCGCTTTCCGACCTGGGCCGGCATTTCGGCGGCACGCTCTACGAGGCCGAGGTGCGCTACCTGGTCGCCCGGGAATGGGCGCAAACGCCCGAGGACATCCTTTATCGCCGCACCAAGCATTACCTGCACCTGACCGAGGACCAGCGCCGCGCCTTTGCCGACTGGTTCGCGGGCTCGGACCTGGCCCAAGCCGCCTGA
- a CDS encoding FGGY-family carbohydrate kinase → MAGADILIGIDAGTSVIKAVAFDLRGAQLAAASVPNRYQAGGDGSATQSLAQTWDDCAAALRGLGDKVPDLAGRTAAVSVTAQGDGTWLVGRDGPVGDAWLWLDARAAPTVARLAAGPANRVRFEATGTGLNTCQQGSQMAHMDAHCPDLLDRAEVALHCKDWLYLNLTGVRATDPSEASFTFGNFRDRRYDDTVIAALGLEHRRALLPEIVDGAEQTHPLTAEAARATGLRAGTPVSLGYVDMVMTALGAGVYGGAGDVACSTVGSTGVHLRAVRAQDVHLNAQGTGYVICLPIPGIVTQVQTNMAATLNLDWILGVAAGILSDVGQPVTHRDLVAHIEGWLAQSKPGQIVYHPYISEAGERGPFVNADARAGFVGLSAGHRYPDLIRAVAEGLGMAMRDCYAAMGPLPAELRLTGGAARSRGLRGILSAALDAPVRVSERDEAGAAGAAMMAAVAIGAYPDMESCIAEWVTPLLGAAEAPDPDLVAAYARLFPAFSAARQALPPAWDALALARAPKGD, encoded by the coding sequence ATGGCCGGGGCTGACATCCTGATCGGCATCGACGCCGGCACCTCGGTCATCAAGGCGGTGGCCTTCGACCTGCGCGGCGCACAACTGGCCGCGGCCTCGGTGCCGAATCGCTATCAGGCCGGCGGCGACGGTTCGGCCACGCAATCCCTGGCCCAGACCTGGGACGACTGCGCCGCCGCGCTGCGAGGTTTGGGCGACAAGGTGCCGGATCTGGCCGGCCGCACCGCTGCCGTCTCGGTGACGGCGCAGGGCGACGGCACCTGGCTGGTCGGGCGCGACGGGCCGGTGGGCGACGCCTGGCTGTGGCTTGATGCCCGCGCCGCCCCGACGGTGGCGCGGCTGGCCGCTGGCCCGGCGAACCGCGTCCGGTTCGAGGCGACCGGCACCGGGCTCAACACCTGCCAGCAGGGCAGCCAGATGGCGCATATGGATGCGCATTGCCCGGACCTGCTGGACCGGGCCGAGGTGGCGCTGCATTGCAAGGACTGGCTTTACCTGAACCTGACCGGGGTGCGGGCGACCGACCCGTCCGAGGCCAGCTTCACCTTCGGCAATTTCCGCGACCGGCGCTATGACGACACGGTGATCGCCGCGCTGGGGCTGGAGCATCGCCGCGCCCTGCTGCCCGAGATCGTCGATGGCGCCGAGCAGACCCATCCGCTGACCGCCGAGGCGGCGCGGGCAACGGGGCTGCGCGCCGGCACGCCGGTCAGCCTTGGCTATGTCGATATGGTGATGACCGCGCTGGGTGCCGGGGTCTATGGCGGGGCGGGCGATGTCGCCTGCTCGACCGTGGGCTCGACCGGGGTGCATCTGCGGGCGGTGCGGGCGCAGGACGTGCATCTGAACGCGCAGGGCACCGGCTATGTCATCTGCCTGCCGATCCCCGGCATCGTGACCCAGGTGCAGACCAATATGGCGGCGACGCTGAACCTGGACTGGATCCTGGGCGTCGCGGCGGGCATCCTCTCGGATGTCGGCCAGCCGGTCACGCATCGCGACCTGGTGGCGCATATCGAGGGCTGGCTGGCGCAGTCGAAGCCGGGCCAGATCGTCTATCACCCCTATATCTCCGAGGCGGGCGAGCGTGGTCCCTTCGTCAACGCCGATGCCCGCGCCGGCTTCGTCGGCCTGTCGGCCGGGCACCGCTATCCCGACCTGATCCGGGCCGTGGCCGAGGGGTTGGGCATGGCGATGCGCGACTGCTACGCCGCCATGGGCCCGCTGCCGGCCGAGCTGCGGCTGACCGGCGGCGCCGCGCGCTCGCGCGGCTTGCGCGGCATCCTGTCGGCGGCGCTGGACGCGCCGGTGCGGGTGTCCGAGCGCGACGAGGCCGGCGCCGCCGGCGCCGCGATGATGGCCGCCGTCGCCATCGGCGCCTATCCCGACATGGAATCCTGCATCGCCGAATGGGTCACGCCGCTTCTGGGCGCGGCCGAGGCGCCCGACCCCGATCTCGTGGCCGCCTATGCGCGGCTCTTCCCGGCATTTTCCGCCGCGCGGCAGGCCCTGCCGCCCGCATGGGACGCCCTGGCCCTGGCCCGCGCCCCGAAAGGAGATTGA
- a CDS encoding DUF2291 family protein — protein sequence MVQSTAPTGSAPKAPAASRRGLILSIAAAAVVLAGIALDTKVVHIGSDADVRQQAFSPDGYGQTEFPRIRDAVTAKAGDAAEVAAAIAADKDAAIAKYGTPASTGAIMAVRVTGTAGEPKAGIYPLAVEGLPEGVAVRVQTGPAINGTDLRDAPGDIAFGKFKNQIEYQNAGAGINRAMKAEVLDKIDAANLTGKTVEVVGAFRLINPKNWLITPVEVSVK from the coding sequence ATGGTCCAGAGCACTGCCCCGACCGGCTCCGCCCCCAAGGCCCCCGCGGCATCGCGGCGCGGGCTCATCCTCAGCATCGCCGCGGCGGCCGTCGTGCTGGCCGGCATCGCGCTTGACACCAAGGTCGTGCATATCGGCTCGGACGCCGACGTGCGCCAGCAGGCCTTCTCGCCCGACGGCTACGGCCAGACCGAGTTCCCGCGCATCCGCGACGCCGTGACGGCCAAGGCCGGCGACGCCGCCGAAGTCGCCGCCGCCATCGCCGCCGACAAGGACGCGGCCATCGCGAAATACGGCACCCCGGCCTCGACCGGCGCCATCATGGCGGTGCGCGTGACCGGCACGGCGGGCGAGCCCAAGGCCGGGATCTATCCGCTGGCGGTCGAGGGTCTGCCCGAAGGCGTCGCCGTCCGCGTCCAGACCGGCCCGGCGATCAACGGCACCGACCTGCGCGACGCGCCCGGCGACATCGCCTTCGGCAAGTTCAAGAACCAGATCGAGTACCAGAACGCCGGCGCCGGCATCAACCGCGCCATGAAGGCCGAGGTGCTGGACAAGATCGACGCCGCGAACCTGACCGGCAAGACCGTCGAGGTCGTGGGCGCCTTCCGCCTGATCAATCCCAAGAACTGGCTGATCACCCCGGTCGAGGTCAGCGTCAAATGA